The proteins below are encoded in one region of Micromonospora yangpuensis:
- a CDS encoding PIN domain-containing protein, whose translation MSIESLVLDSQGFSSWIDRDRKVMRLLEQAERDGVDLAMSAATIVEVSYGGVDIARLGWLLSRMRVEPVTKETVHRSASLLREAGLHGHKYAIDAMVAEVALRLPGPVVVLTSDGDDMVKLCGQRVRIIGL comes from the coding sequence GTGAGCATCGAGTCGCTGGTGCTCGATTCGCAGGGCTTCTCTTCGTGGATCGATCGGGACCGCAAGGTGATGCGGCTTTTGGAGCAGGCAGAGCGCGACGGGGTTGATCTCGCCATGTCGGCTGCCACCATCGTCGAGGTGTCGTATGGCGGTGTGGACATCGCACGGCTGGGTTGGCTTTTGTCCCGGATGCGGGTGGAGCCGGTGACGAAGGAAACTGTCCATCGCAGCGCCAGCCTCCTGAGGGAAGCGGGGCTACACGGGCACAAGTACGCCATCGACGCCATGGTCGCCGAGGTGGCGCTGCGGCTTCCCGGGCCGGTGGTGGTCTTGACCTCTGATGGGGACGACATGGTCAAGCTTTGCGGGCAGCGGGTTCGAATTATCGGGCTGTGA
- the ychF gene encoding redox-regulated ATPase YchF, with translation MSLTIGIVGLPNVGKSTLFNALTKNDVLAANYPFATIEPNVGVVGLPDERLGKLAEIFSSQKVLPAPVSFVDIAGLVRGASKGQGRGNAFLANIRDASAICQVVRAFSDPNVVHVDGKVSPADDIETINTELILADLQTLEKALPRLEKEAKLRKDRAAAVTAAKQAVELLDGGTTLYAGAAAAKIELEHLRELHLLTTKPFLYVFNVDEAELGNAEFLDELRALVAPAEAVFMDAKIESELVDLPEDEARELLESIGQSEPGLDQLVRVGFRTLGLQTYLTAGPKEARAWTVPVGATAPEAAGVIHSDFQRGFIKAEVVSYDDLVAAGAMAAAKSAGKVRIEGKEYVMQDGDVVEFRFNV, from the coding sequence GTGAGTCTCACCATCGGCATCGTCGGCCTGCCCAACGTCGGCAAGAGCACTCTGTTCAACGCGTTGACCAAGAATGACGTGCTCGCGGCGAACTATCCGTTCGCCACCATCGAGCCCAACGTCGGCGTGGTCGGGCTGCCGGACGAGCGGCTGGGCAAACTGGCCGAGATCTTCTCGTCGCAGAAGGTGCTCCCGGCCCCGGTCTCGTTCGTCGACATCGCCGGCCTGGTCCGGGGCGCGTCGAAGGGGCAGGGCCGGGGCAACGCCTTCCTGGCCAACATCCGCGACGCCTCGGCGATCTGTCAGGTGGTCCGGGCCTTCTCCGACCCGAACGTGGTGCACGTCGACGGCAAGGTCTCCCCGGCCGACGACATCGAGACGATCAACACCGAGCTGATCCTCGCCGACCTGCAGACCCTGGAGAAGGCGCTGCCCCGGTTGGAGAAGGAGGCCAAGCTCCGCAAGGACCGGGCCGCCGCGGTGACCGCCGCCAAGCAGGCGGTCGAGCTGCTCGACGGGGGCACCACCCTGTACGCGGGTGCCGCCGCCGCCAAGATCGAGCTGGAGCACCTGCGCGAGCTGCACCTGCTCACCACCAAACCCTTCCTGTACGTCTTCAACGTCGACGAGGCCGAACTGGGCAACGCCGAGTTCCTCGACGAACTGCGGGCCCTGGTCGCCCCGGCCGAGGCGGTCTTCATGGACGCCAAGATCGAGTCGGAGCTGGTGGACCTGCCCGAGGACGAGGCCCGCGAGCTGCTGGAGTCGATCGGCCAGTCCGAGCCGGGCCTGGACCAGCTCGTCCGGGTCGGCTTCCGCACGCTCGGCCTCCAGACGTACCTCACGGCGGGGCCGAAGGAGGCGCGGGCCTGGACCGTGCCGGTCGGCGCGACCGCCCCCGAGGCCGCCGGGGTGATCCACTCCGATTTCCAGCGCGGCTTCATCAAGGCCGAGGTGGTCTCCTACGACGATCTGGTCGCGGCCGGTGCGATGGCGGCGGCCAAGTCGGCGGGCAAGGTCCGCATCGAGGGCAAGGAGTACGTCATGCAGGACGGCGACGTGGTGGAGTTCCGCTTCAACGTCTGA
- a CDS encoding methylated-DNA--[protein]-cysteine S-methyltransferase yields the protein MTTSSTTTGSTTTGSTATGSTATGSTIDFAVRDTPVGPLGILVGPDGAVRAAGFTSDPQTLLPLVHPGLRGPVRHRADLGPVTAAVSAYLDGDLTAIDAVPVEQHSGGAFLGHAWRVLREVKPGEPVTYTGFAGLAGRPLAVRAAATACARNAAALFVPCHRVLRTDGTLGGYRWGLAVKEWLLTHERR from the coding sequence ATGACCACGAGCAGCACGACCACGGGCAGCACGACCACGGGCAGCACGGCCACGGGCAGCACGGCCACGGGCAGCACCATCGACTTCGCCGTGCGGGACACCCCGGTCGGCCCGCTCGGCATCCTGGTCGGGCCGGACGGGGCGGTCCGGGCGGCCGGCTTCACCAGCGACCCGCAGACCCTGCTGCCGCTGGTGCACCCGGGTCTACGTGGGCCGGTGCGGCACCGTGCGGACCTCGGTCCGGTCACCGCCGCCGTCAGCGCGTACCTCGACGGCGACCTGACCGCGATCGACGCCGTACCGGTCGAGCAGCACAGCGGCGGGGCGTTCCTGGGGCACGCCTGGCGGGTGCTGCGCGAGGTGAAGCCGGGTGAGCCGGTGACGTACACCGGGTTCGCCGGGCTGGCCGGTCGTCCGCTGGCGGTCCGCGCCGCCGCGACGGCCTGCGCCCGCAACGCCGCCGCGCTCTTCGTGCCCTGCCACCGGGTGTTGCGCACCGACGGGACGCTCGGCGGGTACCGCTGGGGGCTGGCCGTGAAGGAATGGCTGCTCACCCACGAACGCCGCTGA
- a CDS encoding DUF6244 family protein, with translation MDEPGGLVSVAQILAGLAGALRKLNDARAKISAAAEDTEQARTHTAAALEGVTSGRPMSAVTAYQMALTEAAESILPAIQHVEETVGQVYALGNHSGVAVARTVVHPPRSGRPHRTRAMLTFPVRANGGPRALARNRAHPRRDGAGRPSTPSNSRSARRWRPGAGAAFPSTCRPTPRHSSTSSWAGSWPGRLSRR, from the coding sequence ATGGACGAACCGGGAGGCTTGGTGAGCGTTGCTCAGATACTGGCCGGGCTGGCGGGGGCGTTACGGAAGCTCAACGACGCCCGAGCCAAGATCAGCGCCGCGGCTGAGGACACGGAGCAGGCCCGTACCCACACCGCGGCCGCCCTCGAAGGCGTGACCAGTGGGCGGCCGATGAGCGCCGTCACGGCGTACCAGATGGCTTTGACCGAGGCCGCCGAGAGCATCTTGCCGGCCATCCAGCACGTCGAGGAGACGGTGGGCCAGGTGTACGCCCTGGGAAACCACTCGGGGGTGGCGGTGGCACGAACGGTCGTCCACCCCCCACGATCCGGCCGTCCGCACCGTACCCGGGCGATGTTGACCTTCCCGGTCAGGGCGAACGGCGGGCCGCGCGCTCTCGCGAGGAACAGGGCGCACCCGCGCCGAGACGGCGCCGGAAGGCCGTCGACTCCCAGCAACTCACGGTCGGCGCGTCGGTGGCGGCCTGGGGCTGGGGCAGCTTTTCCGAGTACCTGTCGGCCCACCCCAAGACATTCTTCAACATCATCATGGGCGGGGTCGTGGCCTGGGCGTCTGTCAAGGCGTTGA